Proteins encoded within one genomic window of Bacillus sp. 1NLA3E:
- a CDS encoding YtzC family protein, with product MATRKSMDDFFQQCEDVIRFAQNEYNEANKQEHYNNDNYTEALNKIEETYNDLTGLAHSANGQQREQLHRMRLQLQQIQNSMILLDQ from the coding sequence ATGGCAACTCGTAAATCAATGGATGATTTTTTTCAGCAATGTGAGGACGTAATTAGGTTTGCACAAAACGAGTATAATGAAGCAAACAAGCAGGAGCATTACAACAACGATAACTATACAGAGGCATTGAACAAAATTGAGGAGACATATAATGATCTGACTGGACTTGCCCATAGTGCAAATGGGCAACAACGGGAACAGCTTCATCGAATGAGGCTCCAGCTTCAGCAAATTCAAAATTCGATGATTTTACTTGATCAGTAA
- a CDS encoding alpha/beta hydrolase translates to MWKWEAEGEAKAVIVMVHGAMEHHRRYGWLIQMWRSSGFHVIMGDLPGQGMTTRAKRGHIDSFDDYIFEVKDWIQAAYQFELPVFLLGHSMGGLIAVRLLQEEEVNLAGVILSSPCFGLVKYPSRFLNALSFGLNYVMPEFRMNSGITVEMATRNQDVRDVDLNDTLYVTKVSIRWYREMVQAIKLAFVNIDKLPDIPMLVMQGGEDKIVNKQVVRDWFNQVPLSEKRFKEWTKCYHEIFNEPERDDVFEYGKDFVNSQLKVIGYLV, encoded by the coding sequence ATGTGGAAATGGGAAGCAGAAGGGGAAGCGAAAGCGGTAATTGTGATGGTTCACGGGGCTATGGAGCATCATCGTCGCTACGGATGGCTTATACAAATGTGGCGTTCTTCGGGATTTCATGTCATCATGGGAGACTTACCAGGTCAAGGAATGACAACTCGAGCAAAAAGAGGACATATTGATTCATTTGATGATTATATATTTGAAGTAAAGGATTGGATTCAGGCAGCATATCAGTTTGAATTGCCTGTATTTTTACTTGGACATAGTATGGGTGGATTAATCGCGGTTCGTTTATTGCAGGAGGAAGAAGTTAATTTGGCTGGGGTTATTTTATCATCGCCTTGCTTTGGATTGGTAAAGTATCCATCAAGATTCCTTAATGCCCTGTCGTTTGGCTTAAACTACGTTATGCCTGAATTTAGAATGAATTCCGGCATAACGGTTGAAATGGCTACCCGAAATCAAGATGTTAGAGATGTAGACTTGAATGATACATTGTATGTTACAAAGGTATCAATTAGATGGTATCGCGAAATGGTTCAAGCAATAAAGCTCGCATTTGTGAACATTGATAAATTGCCTGATATCCCGATGCTGGTTATGCAAGGCGGAGAAGATAAAATTGTTAACAAGCAGGTGGTAAGGGATTGGTTTAACCAAGTTCCTTTATCCGAAAAAAGGTTTAAAGAATGGACAAAATGTTACCATGAAATTTTTAATGAACCTGAACGTGATGACGTGTTTGAATATGGTAAAGATTTTGTTAACAGTCAGCTTAAGGTGATAGGTTATTTGGTATAA
- a CDS encoding tetraprenyl-beta-curcumene synthase family protein → MTIPTQPISLMSSVYWKVLPTVQQELDYWKKKAEAIPNPELRKQAIASIANKTFHCQGGSILALLATDKWRQAIKFIVAYQTISDYLDNLCDRSTSLDPVDFASLHEAMKDALCLSVAPKNYYRYREDQDDGGYLAELSGACRAVLQEMHHYPKISSFLTELCEYYCDLQIHKHVVVEERVPRLKQWYLLNQDNIPEMEWYEFSACSGSTLGIFCLLSYAMRDDFEDDHAEKIKNGYFPYIQGLHILLDYFIDQEEDRLGGDLNFCFYYENKQTLFNRLKYFLLEADRHTKKLPNQKFHRLINRGLLGIYLSDKKVAKQKGVRKLAKEIIKTGGAVSYFFYVNGLIFRRVEKLVPAGVIRALVK, encoded by the coding sequence ATGACGATACCGACACAGCCAATCAGTTTAATGTCCAGTGTCTACTGGAAGGTATTGCCGACCGTCCAACAAGAATTAGATTATTGGAAAAAGAAAGCAGAGGCAATTCCAAATCCGGAACTTCGTAAACAAGCAATAGCGAGTATTGCTAATAAAACATTTCATTGTCAGGGCGGATCGATTCTGGCTTTATTAGCTACAGATAAATGGCGCCAGGCGATAAAATTTATTGTCGCTTATCAAACAATCAGTGATTATTTAGATAATCTGTGCGATCGAAGCACTTCGCTTGACCCCGTTGATTTTGCATCCTTACATGAAGCAATGAAAGATGCACTATGCTTAAGTGTTGCGCCGAAAAATTATTACCGATACCGTGAGGATCAAGATGATGGGGGCTATTTAGCAGAACTTTCCGGAGCTTGTCGAGCTGTCTTGCAAGAAATGCATCATTACCCAAAGATCAGTTCATTTCTTACAGAACTATGTGAATATTACTGTGATCTTCAAATTCATAAGCATGTAGTGGTAGAAGAGCGGGTTCCTCGGTTAAAACAATGGTATCTACTTAATCAAGATAACATTCCCGAGATGGAGTGGTATGAATTTTCGGCATGCTCAGGATCAACATTAGGTATATTTTGCTTATTATCATACGCGATGAGAGATGATTTTGAAGATGATCATGCTGAAAAGATAAAAAATGGATATTTCCCATATATTCAGGGTTTACACATCCTGCTTGATTATTTTATTGATCAAGAAGAAGATCGACTTGGTGGAGATTTAAATTTTTGCTTTTATTATGAAAATAAACAAACATTATTTAATCGTTTAAAATATTTTCTGTTAGAAGCTGATCGCCATACGAAGAAGCTTCCAAATCAAAAATTTCACCGGCTTATTAATCGAGGGTTACTTGGTATTTATTTATCGGACAAAAAAGTGGCAAAACAAAAGGGTGTTAGGAAGTTAGCAAAGGAAATCATCAAAACTGGTGGAGCTGTTAGTTACTTTTTTTACGTTAATGGTCTTATTTTTCGAAGAGTGGAAAAGTTGGTTCCAGCAGGGGTCATCAGAGCGTTAGTGAAATAG
- a CDS encoding TIGR01212 family radical SAM protein (This family includes YhcC from E. coli K-12, an uncharacterized radical SAM protein.), with protein MNQANPFRYASDDKRYHTWNYHLRQTFGHKVFKIALDGGFDCPNRDGTVAHGGCTFCSAAGSGDYAGNRAEDLNTQFQEIKAKMHEKWKDGKYMAYFQAFTNTHAPVEVLKEKFEMVLQQEGVVGLSIATRPDCLPDDVVEYLADLNKRTYLWVELGLQTIHERTALLINRAHDFPSYVEGVNKLRKHGIRVCTHIINGLPLETPEMMMQTAQEVAKLDVQGIKIHLLHLLKGTPMVKQYEKGMLEFLSFEDYVKLVCDQLEILPPEMIVHRITGDGPIDLMIGPMWSVNKWEVLNAIDAELKRRNSWQGKFYD; from the coding sequence TTGAATCAGGCTAACCCCTTTCGATATGCAAGTGATGACAAACGATACCATACATGGAACTACCATTTGCGTCAGACGTTTGGTCATAAAGTATTTAAAATCGCCTTAGACGGTGGCTTTGATTGTCCCAATCGTGATGGCACCGTTGCCCATGGAGGATGTACATTTTGTAGTGCAGCAGGGTCTGGTGACTACGCCGGTAATCGTGCCGAAGACTTAAACACACAATTTCAGGAAATCAAAGCAAAAATGCATGAAAAATGGAAAGACGGAAAGTACATGGCTTACTTCCAAGCATTTACCAACACACATGCACCAGTTGAGGTTTTAAAAGAAAAATTTGAAATGGTTTTACAGCAAGAAGGTGTGGTTGGATTATCAATTGCCACTAGACCTGATTGTTTGCCAGATGATGTCGTCGAATATTTAGCAGACTTAAATAAACGAACCTATTTATGGGTGGAGCTTGGGCTACAAACTATTCATGAACGAACAGCACTTTTGATTAACCGTGCCCATGATTTTCCAAGCTATGTTGAAGGAGTAAACAAGCTCCGCAAACACGGAATTCGTGTCTGTACCCATATCATTAACGGACTTCCCCTAGAAACTCCAGAAATGATGATGCAAACAGCACAAGAAGTGGCCAAGCTAGATGTTCAAGGAATTAAAATTCACTTGCTTCATTTATTAAAAGGGACACCCATGGTCAAACAATACGAAAAAGGGATGCTGGAATTTCTTTCTTTTGAGGATTATGTAAAGTTAGTTTGCGACCAATTGGAGATTTTACCCCCAGAAATGATTGTGCATCGTATTACCGGGGATGGACCGATTGACTTAATGATTGGGCCGATGTGGAGTGTTAATAAGTGGGAAGTATTAAACGCGATTGATGCTGAACTAAAGCGACGCAATAGCTGGCAAGGCAAATTTTATGATTAG
- a CDS encoding class I SAM-dependent methyltransferase: MKLDKVLPFARRLLKLAVGDGDIAVDATIGNGHDTAFLAELVGQKGKVYGFDIQGAAVKSTKLRLQNSGLAENAVLFHTGHEHILASIPNDHFGKISGAIFNLGYLPGGDKSIVTKSTTTISALKQLLEIMAPEGIIVLVIYHGHQDGDHERDDLLQYVVELDQKKAHVLQYQFINQINSPPFIIAIEKIADSLD, from the coding sequence ATGAAACTCGATAAAGTATTACCCTTTGCTAGGAGGTTATTGAAGTTAGCTGTGGGGGATGGGGACATAGCTGTGGATGCCACGATTGGAAATGGTCACGATACTGCTTTTTTAGCAGAACTAGTCGGGCAAAAAGGTAAAGTGTACGGTTTTGATATTCAAGGAGCCGCAGTCAAATCAACAAAACTACGGTTACAAAATAGTGGACTTGCTGAAAATGCCGTACTTTTCCATACAGGTCATGAGCATATTTTAGCTTCGATACCGAATGACCATTTCGGGAAAATAAGTGGGGCAATTTTCAATCTTGGTTATTTACCTGGTGGAGATAAATCGATTGTTACAAAATCGACTACAACCATTTCCGCACTCAAACAGCTTCTAGAGATCATGGCTCCCGAAGGAATCATAGTGTTAGTGATTTATCATGGACATCAAGATGGGGATCACGAGCGTGATGATCTTCTTCAATATGTGGTGGAATTAGACCAAAAAAAGGCTCACGTTCTCCAATATCAATTTATTAACCAAATTAATTCTCCACCATTTATTATTGCCATTGAAAAAATAGCTGACTCCTTGGATTAG